Below is a window of Oceanispirochaeta sp. DNA.
AATGATAAAGGAAGCATTAAATCTGTCTCCAAAAGAAAAATCTCAGATTATTGAAGCACTCCTTCTGAGTCTAGATCAGCCTGATTCAATAATTGAAAATATCTGGAACAGTGAAATAGATAGAAGAATAGATGCTATAGAAGATGGTTCAACGGAAACAATCCCTTACAAAAAAGTATTTTAAATGAACATTGAGTTTGATCCATAAACGTTACACCTTCTGCTTGTATTTTTTGCAAGTGAAAATTCCCCATTATTGCAATTATTTTTCCCAACTACCCAGTGGGGAATTTTATGTGTAATTTAGTCAGAAATTCACCTCCTTAATATGCCCGTGAACAGCCTTCCTGACCTGCTCAAAAATGTCCTGTTTAGAGTATTCACGAACATGTCCATCATAGTCCATGGATTATACATAGTTTAAACAGGAGTCAAGAATTGATGAAAGCGTTCTGGTTCTCTTCAGTAAAAGAAAAAATGGTGTGTCTCTTTCCATTCTTACAAAAAATATTTCTAAAAAGTTGGAACTTGATATTCAAAAACACAATGAGCAGTACCCCAAAATTAATGTTAAGCAATTTAGCAAGGCTCACGATAGTTTTTTGATTATTGATAATCAAATTTTGTATCACATTGGAGCGTCATTGAAGGACTTGGGCAAAAGATGGTTTGCCTTCAGGAAGATGGACATATCAGTTATAGAAATGCTGATTGGATCAGGAGAGCTGGCATAAAGAGAGATAACGCTTAAAGAATACTTATTTTAAAAAAGCGAGGATCATTGTCAAACGAGGAATATGACATTCCCCCTTAATCCCTCTTTCGATATAATGCTCAAAAGATTAATATAAGTATTTAAGGGAAAGAACGTGAACACCAGTCTTAAGCAAGTCTTTACAGAAGAGGATATTGAACAGTGTATTGCTGTGCTTTCCCATTTTGCAGCCCATAATGAGGATTATTCCAAGCTGCCGAAGGAACAGCAGATTGAACTCATGAAATCTGCAGGCATTCTCTCAAAACCGGACGTCCATCAGAGGAAACAGCGAAACAAGGCATCCCGCAAGCTGAAACGGCAGCAAATCGTGCTGTCCGAACGGAAAGCACGGGCCTCTACCGGTATTCGCCAGGCCCGTGAGTTCGAGGTTTTTACGGCTCCGGCCCAGCTCCTGCTCCGGGATCACTCGAAGGATGAGACACTGACCCTCCATTCTCCCCGGAAATGTTATGTCTGTAAGGCTGAATTTACAAAACTTCATTTCTTTTATGATTCCATGTGCCCTGTCTGCGGGGAATTGAATTATCAAAAACGCTTCCAAACCGCCGATTTATCCGGTCAGGTCGCCTTGATTACGGGTTCCCGTTTAAAAATAGGTTATCAGGCCACAATGATGATGCTCAGAGCGGGAGCCACGGTGATCGCAACCACCCGTTTCCCAGTGGATTCTGCATTGCGCTATGCCCGTGAAGAGGGTTTTAAGGAGTGGGGTGACCGGCTCCATATCTATGGTCTGGATTTAAGGCATACTCCCAGTGTAGAAATCTTCTGCAGCCATATAGAGCAGACTTACAGCCGATTGGATATCCTGATCAATAATGCCGCTCAAACTGTACGCCGTCCTCCGGGATTTTATACTCATATGATGGAGAATGAATCAATATCATTTTATGATCTGCCCGGGAAGGCGCAGAAACTGATGGAAAATTTTCAGGGTTGTACGGGTAAACTGGATTCATTGAACCAGTCGGATCTCAGCAACGAATCAGCCCTGCCTGTTTCCTGGCATGGCATACTCCCCGGGATTGGGCTTCGAGAGTCGGCCCGCCTCTCTCAGATTCCCTACACCTATGATGACACTCTTTCAACTGAAGCGATTTTTCCGGAGGGGAA
It encodes the following:
- a CDS encoding addiction module protein gives rise to the protein MIKEALNLSPKEKSQIIEALLLSLDQPDSIIENIWNSEIDRRIDAIEDGSTETIPYKKVF
- a CDS encoding SDR family oxidoreductase, whose amino-acid sequence is MNTSLKQVFTEEDIEQCIAVLSHFAAHNEDYSKLPKEQQIELMKSAGILSKPDVHQRKQRNKASRKLKRQQIVLSERKARASTGIRQAREFEVFTAPAQLLLRDHSKDETLTLHSPRKCYVCKAEFTKLHFFYDSMCPVCGELNYQKRFQTADLSGQVALITGSRLKIGYQATMMMLRAGATVIATTRFPVDSALRYAREEGFKEWGDRLHIYGLDLRHTPSVEIFCSHIEQTYSRLDILINNAAQTVRRPPGFYTHMMENESISFYDLPGKAQKLMENFQGCTGKLDSLNQSDLSNESALPVSWHGILPGIGLRESARLSQIPYTYDDTLSTEAIFPEGKLDVDLQQVDLRKTNSWRLKLGEIQTSEMLEIQLVNAVAPFVLCNRLTPMMKRDNTGQKHIVNVSAMEGKFHRFKKTERHPHTNMAKAALNMLTHTSARGLADFGIYMNAVDTGWVTDEDPAQLSKLKEDLHDFQPPLDIVDGAARVCDPFFDGITRGTHWCGKFLKDY